Below is a window of Microaerobacter geothermalis DNA.
CTATTGCCATTCCGATGATAACTCCGACAGCGATATCCACCTGTAAATAGCGACTGAAAACGATTCCAACGCCGCGCATCTGACCAGCAACATAAGTCAAAGAGATAAATATCGTTGCTATCGCTGCCACGGCACGGGCACTGTTAGAATAATATCGGTCTCCGATAAAATCTGGAACGGTATAGCGGCCAAATTTACGAAGATATGGCGCAAGCAGAAGGGCAAGCAATACATATCCGCCAGTCCAACCCATCAGATATACTGTGCCATCATACCCCATAAATGCGATAAGTCCGGCCATCGAGATAAAGGAAGCGGCAGACATCCAGTCAGCAGCAATTGCCGCACCGTTTGCAACGGCAGGAATTTCTTTGCCTGCAACATAGAAGCTGGCAGTATCTCTAGCTTTTGCCCACCAACCAATATAAATATAAATGCCAAATGTCAGAATCACTAAAATAAGTGTTAAAGCTTCGACACTCATGATGAGACCCCCTTCCCTGGTTTAGTGCTTGATACTTCTGCTTTCCCGGTAATCATTTGGTCAAGGCGGTCCATCCGTTTGGCATAATAAAAGATCAGAACAACAAATACCAAGATTGAACCTTGCTGAGCAAACCAGAATGAAAGCGGAACTCCAAAAAACTGAATATCGGAGAACGGTTTCGCCAGAATGATGGCTGCAAGATATGACACCACCGCCCAAATAATCAAAAGATTGCGAATAAGAGCGATATTCTTTTTCCAATACTCTTGCTTCTGCTGTTCATGATTAGCCGACATGATTACACCTCCGTTAATAATTTCGAAGCGTTACAGCGATGAAAAATTTGAAATTTCTGTGACAAAAAATAAACCGCTTGCAAAGAATTTCAAAGTTGCTGTTCTTATCACCCCTTTCATTTTTCTAAATTTTATTATAATAAGAAAATTATAAAAATGATAAAAAGTTGCGCGAATTGCAAATAATTGTGCCTGAACTGTAGATAATTCGGTATAAATGGCTACGAAGAATGATTAACGTTGAAAAATTTCGAATAGATGTTTGGCCGAAGAGCGGCTTACCGGAATTTTTGTCTTTTCTTTATTTTTAAGAATCAGATTATACGCTCCATTAAACCAGGGAACAATTTCCTGGATATATTCAATATTGACCAAATAGCTGCGATGGGAGCGAAAAAACGGCAAGTCCCTTAATTTTTCTTCCAGTTCCTGCAGCGTCATTTTTGTTTGCATGATTTCTTGATCCGTGTGAATTTCTAGGTACCTCTCGGCTCGGACCACATAATAGATCGAATGGGGGTTAACGACAACCACTTTCTCTCCATCTTCAATCAACAATTTAGAAGGTTGAGACCGCTTGGCATCTGGGACTGAAAATGGTTTAGCTTCAAGCGCAAATTTTTTTCTTATGCGGTTAATGGCTTCTTTAAATCGACCGGTGTCATAGGGCTTCAACAGATAATCAACGGCTTCCAAATCAAAAGCCTGCAATGCGTATTCATCGTAAGCGGTGGTAAAGACAATCAGGGGGGCATTGGGGTTGTCCGCTTTTATTTTTTCAGCTACTTTGATGCCTGACAGGCCCGGCATATGAATATCGAGGAATATAACGTCCGGTTGGTATTTATCATTTAATTCCAATAATTGTTGTCCGTTTTCCGCGCTCGGGCAAAGAATAAAATCTTCTTCATGCTGAATAAGATAGGCTAATTCCTCCCGGACTAAGCGTTCATCTTCAGCAATCATCGCCTTGATTTTCATGCAATTTCTTCCTCCTCTCTTTCGAAAGAAACGGGAATTTGAAAAGAAACAGAGCATCCCCCTGATGGGACATTCCTGAAATGAAGAGAAGCCTTTTCTCCTAATAAGCTGGTTAAACGCTGGTTCACATTATAAAGCCCAATTCCGCTCCCTTTTTTGCTGTCTAGTGGATGTTTTCCTAATTGCTTCAGCAAGTGTTCAGGGATTCCAGTTCCATTATCACATATCTCAATTTGCACTACATTCTCCATACGTTTCAGGTGAATCTGAATTTCCCCACCACATTCCATATCCCTTAATCCATGCTGAATACTATTCTCTACTAAAGGTTGCAGTGTAAAAGGGGGAATAAGCACTTCCTCCAGTCCGTCTGCAATAAGATAATTTACTTTCAATTTATCTGAAAACCGCACTTTCATAATTTCCAAATAAGCATGTAGCTGTTTCAGTTCTTGTTCCAGGCGAATGAATGAAGTAGAAGTCAGTTTCAAATTACTTCTCATAAAGAAACCCAATTGTACAATAAGATGGCGTGCCAGAGTTGGATTGACACGTATCAACGTAGCGATGGAATGTAGTGTGTTAAAGAGAAAATGCGGATTAATTTGTGCTTGTAAGTTACGCAGTTCTGCCTCTTGAATTAACGCCTTCATTTTTTCAGCGGCCACGACATCTAATTGATTGGAAATCAATTTTCCCAATCCCTGGGCCAGAGCAATTTCTACAGCACGTATTTGTTGAGAGCGTCTAAAATATAGCTTGATCAACCCTGCTACCTCTCCAGACTGGCGAATAGGGACAATAATCGCCGCCTGTAATTGGCATTCGAGATACTGACAATGGATTTGTTCACGATCATAGGCAATTTGAATTTCTCCCGTCTCTAACGCTTTATCAGAAAGAAAGGTTTTAAGGGGTTCCCCCTGTTGGTGATGATCGGCTCCCAGTCCGATATGGGCAA
It encodes the following:
- a CDS encoding DUF4212 domain-containing protein, with the protein product MSANHEQQKQEYWKKNIALIRNLLIIWAVVSYLAAIILAKPFSDIQFFGVPLSFWFAQQGSILVFVVLIFYYAKRMDRLDQMITGKAEVSSTKPGKGVSS
- a CDS encoding LytR/AlgR family response regulator transcription factor — translated: MKIKAMIAEDERLVREELAYLIQHEEDFILCPSAENGQQLLELNDKYQPDVIFLDIHMPGLSGIKVAEKIKADNPNAPLIVFTTAYDEYALQAFDLEAVDYLLKPYDTGRFKEAINRIRKKFALEAKPFSVPDAKRSQPSKLLIEDGEKVVVVNPHSIYYVVRAERYLEIHTDQEIMQTKMTLQELEEKLRDLPFFRSHRSYLVNIEYIQEIVPWFNGAYNLILKNKEKTKIPVSRSSAKHLFEIFQR
- a CDS encoding LytS/YhcK type 5TM receptor domain-containing protein gives rise to the protein MEALTVTLFERIGLWLVFAFMMTRIPSFRYLLDRELDLKTILLHSMIFGIFGIAGAQAGITIADGEIISKLLIFRLEEGETLVGSTLVAVVIAGLMGGPLVGLGSGFIVAGYLYFLGGEGVIANTLVHPLSGLFAGFTARFFSQERVIAPAKALFIGMFTPILHMALILIFTSNPDDTIQLVNTIGLPLVITNSVAIAIFTAMIQVALNEKEQEAALETKRALKIAEEALPHLRQGYNFQTAMKIAQLLRNELKIAAVSLTNKKEVLAHIGLGADHHQQGEPLKTFLSDKALETGEIQIAYDREQIHCQYLECQLQAAIIVPIRQSGEVAGLIKLYFRRSQQIRAVEIALAQGLGKLISNQLDVVAAEKMKALIQEAELRNLQAQINPHFLFNTLHSIATLIRVNPTLARHLIVQLGFFMRSNLKLTSTSFIRLEQELKQLHAYLEIMKVRFSDKLKVNYLIADGLEEVLIPPFTLQPLVENSIQHGLRDMECGGEIQIHLKRMENVVQIEICDNGTGIPEHLLKQLGKHPLDSKKGSGIGLYNVNQRLTSLLGEKASLHFRNVPSGGCSVSFQIPVSFEREEEEIA